One part of the Arabidopsis thaliana chromosome 1 sequence genome encodes these proteins:
- a CDS encoding nuclear speckle splicing regulatory-like protein (DUF2040) (Coiled-coil domain-containing protein 55 (DUF2040); CONTAINS InterPro DOMAIN/s: Protein of unknown function DUF2040, coiled-coil (InterPro:IPR018612); BEST Arabidopsis thaliana protein match is: Coiled-coil domain-containing protein 55 (DUF2040) (TAIR:AT2G27285.1); Has 35333 Blast hits to 34131 proteins in 2444 species: Archae - 798; Bacteria - 22429; Metazoa - 974; Fungi - 991; Plants - 531; Viruses - 0; Other Eukaryotes - 9610 (source: NCBI BLink).) has product MTTLSKKETLNMNKFGLQLRKTLSKKVLPIAPILGEDEEDNDVDKEISRQASKTKSLKKFEEQHKKALEEDPCAFAYDEVYDDTKQEAPLPRLHERQECNKPIYNQLMKEKADRRQKEREIVYERKLAKERAKEQHLFPDQVKVVTGSYKRKLEERDQWLSEERLRELGEEKDDVTKKKDLSDFYFNIGKNVAFGARDIKARETERLKEQRKVPKLEELREKMKTESPERVVLPDSRDIGSSCRIIVELQEAEHVASEEKMNSDATEERDLSIKGAAKHEPRATYQHCKNRRIVLQVL; this is encoded by the coding sequence ATGACGACtttatccaaaaaagaaacattgaatATGAACAAGTTTGGATTGCAACTGAGGAAGACCCTGTCCAAGAAAGTTCTTCCTATTGCTCCAATACTtggtgaagatgaagaagacaacgATGTGGACAAGGAGATTTCTCGTCAAGCTTCAAAGACCAAGTCTCTTAAGAAATTTGAGGAGCAGCATAAGAAAGCCTTGGAGGAAGACCCTTGTGCTTTTGCTTACGATGAAGTTTATGATGACACGAAACAGGAAGCACCTCTTCCACGACTACATGAACGTCAAGAGTGCAATAAGCCTATATATAACCAGCTTATGAAGGAAAAGGCAGACCGGAGACAGAAAGAACGTGAGATAGTTTACGAGAGAAAGCTTGCGAAAGAGAGAGCCAAAGAGCAACATCTTTTTCCAGATCAAGTTAAGGTTGTAACCGGTAGTTATAAAAGGAAACTAGAGGAACGAGATCAATGGCTCTCAGAAGAAAGATTGCGTGAACTTGGAGAGGAAAAAGATGAtgttacaaagaagaaggactTGAGTGATTTCTACTTCAACATTGGGAAAAATGTGGCGTTTGGAGCTCGAGATATCAAAGctagagagacagagaggcTCAAGGAGCAAAGAAAAGTACCGAAGCTAGAGGAGCTAAGGgaaaagatgaaaacagaATCACCAGAGAGGGTAGTGTTGCCTGACTCCAGAGATATTGGATCAAGTTGTAGGATAATTGTGGAACTGCAAGAAGCAGAGCACGTAGCATCTGAGGAGAAGATGAATTCAGATGCCAcagaagagagagacttaTCAATCAAAGGGGCAGCAAAACATGAGCCGAGAGCCACTTACCAACACTGCAAAAATAGAAGAATAGTTTTGCAAGTCTTGTAG
- a CDS encoding CBS domain-containing protein / transporter associated domain-containing protein (CBS domain-containing protein / transporter associated domain-containing protein; FUNCTIONS IN: molecular_function unknown; INVOLVED IN: biological_process unknown; LOCATED IN: chloroplast; EXPRESSED IN: 23 plant structures; EXPRESSED DURING: 13 growth stages; CONTAINS InterPro DOMAIN/s: Protein of unknown function DUF21 (InterPro:IPR002550), Transporter-associated domain (InterPro:IPR005170), Cystathionine beta-synthase, core (InterPro:IPR000644); BEST Arabidopsis thaliana protein match is: CBS domain-containing protein / transporter associated domain-containing protein (TAIR:AT3G13070.1); Has 15725 Blast hits to 15720 proteins in 2584 species: Archae - 144; Bacteria - 11495; Metazoa - 247; Fungi - 139; Plants - 193; Viruses - 0; Other Eukaryotes - 3507 (source: NCBI BLink).) — translation MELDLSVLGRSFIVTRRNSSITRPCIQSSNFSVRVLQRNKHRPLCFSTNPSNSSFIRFQKGCDFSHRCQFVVLSATGDHVGISQKHSDSTEKVDSIRILLKRGIVLGAVVCGVLFYGCGKVLASTSVVDVAFSKSILLLKNAWPKTSQVLKVLREQGLILAVLLGLSAFFSMAETSITTLWPWKVRELAEKEPENGVFRMLRSDVTRFLTTILIGTTVVNIAATALVTKAATAIFGEAGVSAATGVMTVAILLLTEITPKSVAVHNAQEVARIVVRPVAWLSLILYPVGRVVTYLSMGILKILGLKGRSEPYVTEDELKLMLRGAELSGAIEEEEQDMIENVLEIKDTHVREVMTPLVDVVAIDGSGSLVDFHNFWVTHQYSRVPVFEQRIDNIVGIAYAMDLLDYVPKGKLLESTTVVDMAHKPAFFVPDSMSVWNLLREFRIRKVHMAVVLNEYGGTIGIVTLEDVVEEIVGEIFDENDSKEEIQKKTGYIVMRAEGIYDVDANTSIDQLSEELNIKMAEGHQYETVSGFVCEAFGYIPKTGESVTVVLEKENWEENDEQDEGKHERQDQKEKHQIYRLEILAGNARKVSAVRFERVSDMDQVSEARDVKNMVPKFVRKWSSEEDSDGNLQAKNAVFDEHLIAETESMKKE, via the exons ATGGAACTTGATTTATCTGTTCTAGGTCGTTCTTTCATTGTCACCAGAAGGAACTCAAGTATCACGAGACCATGTATCCAAAGCTCGAATTTTTCAGTAAGAGTTCTTCAGAGAAACAAGCATCGCCCACTCTGTTTCTCCACTAATCCGTCCAATTCCAGTTTTATTAGATTCCAAAAAGGATGTGACTTTAGTCATAGATGTCAGTTTGTTGTGTTGAGTGCGACTGGAGATCATGTGGGTATTAGTCAGAAACATTCCGATTCCACCGAAAAAGTCGATTCGATTAGGATTTTGCTGAAACGGGGAATCGTTTTAGGGGCAGTGGTGTgtggagttttgttttatggatGTGGGAAAGTATTAGCATCAACAAGTGTGGTGGATGTGGCTTTTAGTAAGAGtatattgttgttgaagaatgCTTGGCCAAAAACTTCTCAGGTTCTTAAGGTTCTTAGAGAGCAAGGTCTAATCTTAGCTGTGCTTCTCGGTTTATCAGCATTCTTCTCCATGGCAGAGACTTCCATCACCACTCTCTGGCCCTGGAAG GTGCGCGAGTTGGCTGAAAAAGAGCCTGAAAATGGCGTTTTCAGGATGCTCCGCAGTGATGTTACCAGATTTTTGACAACCATACTTATTGGAACAAC TGTTGTTAATATTGCGGCGACTGCCTTGGTCACTAAAGCGGCAACAGCTATTTTTGGTGAAGCTGGTGTTAGTGCAGCCACAGGAGTGATGACG GTAGCCATATTACTCCTGACTGAAATAACTCCGAAAAGTGTAGCGGTTCACAATGCTCAAGAGGTTGCCAGGATTGTG GTCAGACCAGTGGCGTGGCTTTCCTTGATATTATATCCTGTTGGAAGAGTAGTAACATATCTTTCGATGGGAATTCTGAAAATTCTTGGTTTGAAAGGACGGAG TGAACCATATGTTACTGAAGATGAATTGAAACTAATGCTACGTGGTGCAGAATTAAGTGGGGCtatagaagaggaagagcaG GATATGATTGAAAATGTGTTAGAGATAAAGGATACGCATGTTCGAGAGGTGATGACTCCTCTTGTTGATGTAGTTGCAATAGATGGCAGCGGCAGCCTGGTTGACTTCCATAACTTTTGGGTGACCCATCAATACTCAAG GGTTCCTGTTTTTGAGCAGAGGATTGATAACATAGTTGGTATTGCATATGCTATGGATCTCCTAGATTATGTTCCAAAG GGTAAATTGCTTGAAAGTACCACTGTGGTGGACATGGCACATAAACCTGCATTCTTTGTCCCTG ATTCGATGTCAGTTTGGAATCTTCTTAGAGAGTTTAGAATAAGAAAGGTTCACATGGCAGTTGTTCTTAATGAATATGGTGGAACCATCGGA ATAGTAACTCTTGAAGATGTGGTCGAAGAGATTGTTGGTGAAATATTTGATGAAAACGATTCAAAG GAGGAAATTCAGAAGAAAACGGGTTATATCGTGATGAGAGCAGAGGGGATATATGATGTTGATGCCAACACTTCGATTGACCAGTTATCTGAAGAACTCAACATAAAGATGGCAGAG GGCCATCAGTATGAGACAGTCTCAGGTTTTGTCTGTGAGGCCTTTGGGTATATCCCAAAGACAGGTGAGAGTGTGACGGTAGTTCTTGAAAAGGAAAACTGGGAAGAGAATGATGAACAAGACGAGGGTAAGCACGAGCGTCAAGATCAGAAGGAGAAGCACCAAATTTATAGACTAGAG ATACTAGCAGGGAATGCCAGAAAAGTGAGTGCAGTCCGGTTCGAACGAGTTAGTGATATGGATCAAGTGTCAGAGGCCCGAGATGTAAAAAACATGGTTCCCAAATTCGTAAGAAAATGGAGCAGTGAGGAAGATTCCGATGGTAATCTCCAAGCCAAGAATGCCGTCTTTGATGAGCATCTAATTGCAGAAACTGAAAGtatgaagaaagaataa
- a CDS encoding CBS domain-containing protein / transporter associated domain-containing protein, with product MELDLSVLGRSFIVTRRNSSITRPCIQSSNFSVRVLQRNKHRPLCFSTNPSNSSFIRFQKGCDFSHRCQFVVLSATGDHVGISQKHSDSTEKVDSIRILLKRGIVLGAVVCGVLFYGCGKVLASTSVVDVAFSKSILLLKNAWPKTSQVLKVLREQGLILAVLLGLSAFFSMAETSITTLWPWKVRELAEKEPENGVFRMLRSDVTRFLTTILIGTTVVNIAATALVTKAATAIFGEAGVSAATGVMTVAILLLTEITPKSVAVHNAQEVARIVVRPVAWLSLILYPVGRVVTYLSMGILKILGLKGRSEPYVTEDELKLMLRGAELSGAIEEEEQDMIENVLEIKDTHVREVMTPLVDVVAIDGSGSLVDFHNFWVTHQYSRVPVFEQRIDNIVGIAYAMDLLDYVPKGKLLESTTVVDMAHKPAFFVPDSMSVWNLLREFRIRKVHMAVVLNEYGGTIGIVTLEDVVEEIVGEIFDENDSKEEIQKKTGYIVMRAEGIYDVDANTSIDQLSEELNIKMAEGHQYETVSGFVCEAFGYIPKTGESVTVVLEKENWEENDEQDEGKHERQDQKEKHQIYRLEVHGFIVLLPLAPHS from the exons ATGGAACTTGATTTATCTGTTCTAGGTCGTTCTTTCATTGTCACCAGAAGGAACTCAAGTATCACGAGACCATGTATCCAAAGCTCGAATTTTTCAGTAAGAGTTCTTCAGAGAAACAAGCATCGCCCACTCTGTTTCTCCACTAATCCGTCCAATTCCAGTTTTATTAGATTCCAAAAAGGATGTGACTTTAGTCATAGATGTCAGTTTGTTGTGTTGAGTGCGACTGGAGATCATGTGGGTATTAGTCAGAAACATTCCGATTCCACCGAAAAAGTCGATTCGATTAGGATTTTGCTGAAACGGGGAATCGTTTTAGGGGCAGTGGTGTgtggagttttgttttatggatGTGGGAAAGTATTAGCATCAACAAGTGTGGTGGATGTGGCTTTTAGTAAGAGtatattgttgttgaagaatgCTTGGCCAAAAACTTCTCAGGTTCTTAAGGTTCTTAGAGAGCAAGGTCTAATCTTAGCTGTGCTTCTCGGTTTATCAGCATTCTTCTCCATGGCAGAGACTTCCATCACCACTCTCTGGCCCTGGAAG GTGCGCGAGTTGGCTGAAAAAGAGCCTGAAAATGGCGTTTTCAGGATGCTCCGCAGTGATGTTACCAGATTTTTGACAACCATACTTATTGGAACAAC TGTTGTTAATATTGCGGCGACTGCCTTGGTCACTAAAGCGGCAACAGCTATTTTTGGTGAAGCTGGTGTTAGTGCAGCCACAGGAGTGATGACG GTAGCCATATTACTCCTGACTGAAATAACTCCGAAAAGTGTAGCGGTTCACAATGCTCAAGAGGTTGCCAGGATTGTG GTCAGACCAGTGGCGTGGCTTTCCTTGATATTATATCCTGTTGGAAGAGTAGTAACATATCTTTCGATGGGAATTCTGAAAATTCTTGGTTTGAAAGGACGGAG TGAACCATATGTTACTGAAGATGAATTGAAACTAATGCTACGTGGTGCAGAATTAAGTGGGGCtatagaagaggaagagcaG GATATGATTGAAAATGTGTTAGAGATAAAGGATACGCATGTTCGAGAGGTGATGACTCCTCTTGTTGATGTAGTTGCAATAGATGGCAGCGGCAGCCTGGTTGACTTCCATAACTTTTGGGTGACCCATCAATACTCAAG GGTTCCTGTTTTTGAGCAGAGGATTGATAACATAGTTGGTATTGCATATGCTATGGATCTCCTAGATTATGTTCCAAAG GGTAAATTGCTTGAAAGTACCACTGTGGTGGACATGGCACATAAACCTGCATTCTTTGTCCCTG ATTCGATGTCAGTTTGGAATCTTCTTAGAGAGTTTAGAATAAGAAAGGTTCACATGGCAGTTGTTCTTAATGAATATGGTGGAACCATCGGA ATAGTAACTCTTGAAGATGTGGTCGAAGAGATTGTTGGTGAAATATTTGATGAAAACGATTCAAAG GAGGAAATTCAGAAGAAAACGGGTTATATCGTGATGAGAGCAGAGGGGATATATGATGTTGATGCCAACACTTCGATTGACCAGTTATCTGAAGAACTCAACATAAAGATGGCAGAG GGCCATCAGTATGAGACAGTCTCAGGTTTTGTCTGTGAGGCCTTTGGGTATATCCCAAAGACAGGTGAGAGTGTGACGGTAGTTCTTGAAAAGGAAAACTGGGAAGAGAATGATGAACAAGACGAGGGTAAGCACGAGCGTCAAGATCAGAAGGAGAAGCACCAAATTTATAGACTAGAGGTACATGGATTCATAGTACTACTTCCCCTTGCACCACATTCATAG
- the CYP708A1 gene encoding cytochrome P450 family protein (''cytochrome P450, family 708, subfamily A, polypeptide 1'' (CYP708A1); FUNCTIONS IN: electron carrier activity, monooxygenase activity, iron ion binding, oxygen binding, heme binding; INVOLVED IN: biological_process unknown; LOCATED IN: cellular_component unknown; EXPRESSED IN: shoot apex, shoot, hypocotyl, root, leaf; EXPRESSED DURING: LP.12 twelve leaves visible; CONTAINS InterPro DOMAIN/s: F-box associated domain, type 3 (InterPro:IPR013187), Cytochrome P450 (InterPro:IPR001128), F-box associated interaction domain (InterPro:IPR017451), Cytochrome P450, E-class, group IV (InterPro:IPR002403), Cytochrome P450, conserved site (InterPro:IPR017972); BEST Arabidopsis thaliana protein match is: cytochrome P450, family 708, subfamily A, polypeptide 3 (TAIR:AT1G78490.1); Has 33156 Blast hits to 33083 proteins in 1720 species: Archae - 63; Bacteria - 6821; Metazoa - 10825; Fungi - 5863; Plants - 8109; Viruses - 6; Other Eukaryotes - 1469 (source: NCBI BLink).) encodes MNNLISLDIMKEMWGVALSFVIALVVVKISLWLYRWANPNCSGKLPPGSMGFPVIGETVEFFKPYSFNEIHPFVKKRMFKHGGSLFRTNILGSKTIVSTDPEVNFEILKQENRCFIMSYPEALVRIFGKDNLFFKQGKDFHRYMRHIALQLLGPECLKQRFIQQIDIATSEHLKSVSFQGVVDVKDTSGRLILEQMILMIISNIKPETKSKLIESFRDFSFDLVRSPFDPSFWNALYNGLMARSNVMKMLKRMFKERREEATSDDSKYGDFMETMIYEVEKEGDTINEERSVELILSLLIASYETTSTMTALTVKFIAENPKVLMELKREHETILQNRADKESGVTWKEYRSMMNFTHMVINESLRLGSLSPAMFRKAVNDVEIKGYTIPAGWIVLVVPSLLHYDPQIYEQPCEFNPWRWEGKELLSGSKTFMAFGGGARLCAGAEFARLQMAIFLHHLVTTFGKPS; translated from the exons atgaacAATCTCATTAGTTTAGATATTATGAAAGAAATGTGGGGTGTTGCACTGAGTTTTGTTATAGCTTTAGTGGTCGTCAAGATCAGTCTCTGGCTCTATAGATGGGCTAACCCTAACTGCTCCGGCAAACTACCTCCAGGTTCAATGGGGTTTCCGGTGATCGGAGAAACCGTTGAGTTCTTCAAACCTTACAGTTTCAACGAAATCCATCCATTTGTCAAGAAAAGAATGTTCAA GCACGGTGGTTCATTATTCCGGACGAATATCCTCGGCTCTAAAACGATTGTTTCGACAGATCCGGAAGTGAACTTTGAGATTCTCAAACAAGAGAACAGGTGTTTCATCATGAGCTATCCAGAAGCTCTTGTTAGAATCTTTGGGAAAGATAACTTGTTCTTCAAGCAAGGCAAGGACTTCCACAGGTACATGAGACATATTGCTCTGCAGCTTCTTGGCCCTGAGTGTTTGAAGCAGAGATTTATACAACAAATCGACATAGCAACAAGCGAGCATCTCAAATCTGTCTCCTTCCAAGGCGTTGTAGACGTCAAAGATACTAGTGGAAGA TTGATATTGGAACAAATGATCCTGATGATCATAAGTAACATCAAACCTGAGACTAAGAGCAAACTGATAGAGAGTTTTAGAGATTTCAGCTTTGATTTGGTTAGGTCCCCTTTTGATCCTTCTTTTTGGAACGCTCTTTACAATGGTCTTATG GCACGCAGCAATGTGATGAAGATGCTAAAAAGAATGTtcaaagagaggagagaagaagcaacatCGGATGACTCAAAATATGGAGACTTCATGGAGACAATGATATATGAGGTGGAGAAAGAAGGCGATACGATCAACGAGGAAAGATCAGTAGAGCTAATACTTAGTTTACTGATTGCGTCTTATGAAACTACTTCTACTATGACTGCATTAACTGTGAAATTCATAGCTGAAAACCCCAAAGTGCTTATGGAGCTGAAG AGAGAACATGAGACCATCCTCCAAAACAGAGCTGATAAAGAATCTGGAGTTACTTGGAAAGAATATAGATCCATGATGAATTTCACCCATATG GTTATCAATGAGTCTCTTCGTTTAGGAAGTTTGTCACCTGCTATGTTTAGAAAGGCGGTGAATGATGTGGAGATCAAAG GGTATACAATTCCAGCAGGATGGATTGTATTGGTGGTtccatctcttcttcattatgACCCTCAAATCTATGAACAACCATGTGAGTTTAATCCATGGAGATGGGAGGGGAAAGAATTGCTTTCTGGCTCTAAAACGTTCATGGCGTTTGGTGGTGGTGCAAGACTATGTGCAGGAGCAGAGTTTGCTAGGCTTCAGATGGCTatatttcttcatcatctaGTCACAAC ATTTGGGAAACCTAGCTAG
- the CYP708A1 gene encoding cytochrome P450 family protein → MNNLISLDIMKEMWGVALSFVIALVVVKISLWLYRWANPNCSGKLPPGSMGFPVIGETVEFFKPYSFNEIHPFVKKRMFKHGGSLFRTNILGSKTIVSTDPEVNFEILKQENRCFIMSYPEALVRIFGKDNLFFKQGKDFHRYMRHIALQLLGPECLKQRFIQQIDIATSEHLKSVSFQGVVDVKDTSGRLILEQMILMIISNIKPETKSKLIESFRDFSFDLVRSPFDPSFWNALYNGLMARSNVMKMLKRMFKERREEATSDDSKYGDFMETMIYEVEKEGDTINEERSVELILSLLIASYETTSTMTALTVKFIAENPKVLMELKREHETILQNRADKESGVTWKEYRSMMNFTHMVINESLRLGSLSPAMFRKAVNDVEIKGYTIPAGWIVLVVPSLLHYDPQIYEQPCEFNPWRWEGKELLSGSKTFMAFGGGARLCAGAEFARLQMAIFLHHLVTTYDFSLIDKSYIIRAPLLRFSKPIRITISENPLSSSHQNANLF, encoded by the exons atgaacAATCTCATTAGTTTAGATATTATGAAAGAAATGTGGGGTGTTGCACTGAGTTTTGTTATAGCTTTAGTGGTCGTCAAGATCAGTCTCTGGCTCTATAGATGGGCTAACCCTAACTGCTCCGGCAAACTACCTCCAGGTTCAATGGGGTTTCCGGTGATCGGAGAAACCGTTGAGTTCTTCAAACCTTACAGTTTCAACGAAATCCATCCATTTGTCAAGAAAAGAATGTTCAA GCACGGTGGTTCATTATTCCGGACGAATATCCTCGGCTCTAAAACGATTGTTTCGACAGATCCGGAAGTGAACTTTGAGATTCTCAAACAAGAGAACAGGTGTTTCATCATGAGCTATCCAGAAGCTCTTGTTAGAATCTTTGGGAAAGATAACTTGTTCTTCAAGCAAGGCAAGGACTTCCACAGGTACATGAGACATATTGCTCTGCAGCTTCTTGGCCCTGAGTGTTTGAAGCAGAGATTTATACAACAAATCGACATAGCAACAAGCGAGCATCTCAAATCTGTCTCCTTCCAAGGCGTTGTAGACGTCAAAGATACTAGTGGAAGA TTGATATTGGAACAAATGATCCTGATGATCATAAGTAACATCAAACCTGAGACTAAGAGCAAACTGATAGAGAGTTTTAGAGATTTCAGCTTTGATTTGGTTAGGTCCCCTTTTGATCCTTCTTTTTGGAACGCTCTTTACAATGGTCTTATG GCACGCAGCAATGTGATGAAGATGCTAAAAAGAATGTtcaaagagaggagagaagaagcaacatCGGATGACTCAAAATATGGAGACTTCATGGAGACAATGATATATGAGGTGGAGAAAGAAGGCGATACGATCAACGAGGAAAGATCAGTAGAGCTAATACTTAGTTTACTGATTGCGTCTTATGAAACTACTTCTACTATGACTGCATTAACTGTGAAATTCATAGCTGAAAACCCCAAAGTGCTTATGGAGCTGAAG AGAGAACATGAGACCATCCTCCAAAACAGAGCTGATAAAGAATCTGGAGTTACTTGGAAAGAATATAGATCCATGATGAATTTCACCCATATG GTTATCAATGAGTCTCTTCGTTTAGGAAGTTTGTCACCTGCTATGTTTAGAAAGGCGGTGAATGATGTGGAGATCAAAG GGTATACAATTCCAGCAGGATGGATTGTATTGGTGGTtccatctcttcttcattatgACCCTCAAATCTATGAACAACCATGTGAGTTTAATCCATGGAGATGGGAGGGGAAAGAATTGCTTTCTGGCTCTAAAACGTTCATGGCGTTTGGTGGTGGTGCAAGACTATGTGCAGGAGCAGAGTTTGCTAGGCTTCAGATGGCTatatttcttcatcatctaGTCACAACGTATGACTTCTCTTTGATCGATAAATCTTATATCATCCGAGCACCCTTACTTCGATTCTCCAAGCCGATACGCATAACGATCTCCGAGAATCCTTTAAGTTCATCTCATCAAAATGCAAATCTTTTTTAG
- a CDS encoding F-box/associated interaction domain protein has product MPEHWVFVPKPHEVGSWKKVPSDFCPFIPVRRGQCINGVTYYLAWIDMYNSVLVSFDIRSEELTMSQIPRRDDGDGSRKNVSLIEYGGKVTLLDSNHLRDKGMLVLRVLEDAGINKEWSKKTMVLHPYQLHLVQVDIIFNVNGTSQSGKLVLIPQVLVSPFHILCYDLQRNDMRKIEIKGIPDNWFRKHKLD; this is encoded by the coding sequence ATGCCAGAGCATTGGGTCTTTGTCCCAAAACCTCATGAAGTAGGTTCATGGAAAAAGGTTCCATCAGACTTTTGTCCTTTCATACCGGTCCGACGAGGACAGTGTATCAATGGGGTTACATATTACCTAGCTTGGATTGACATGTATAATTCTGTGCTTGTGAGTTTCGACATAAGATCGGAAGAGCTCACAATGAGCCAAATACCTCGGAGGGACGACGGAGATGGATCCAGGAAGAATGTGAGTCTTATAGAGTATGGTGGAAAAGTTACTCTTCTTGACTCTAACCATCTTAGAGACAAGGGGATGTTGGTTTTAAGGGTTCTGGAAGATGCCGGGATCAACAAGGAATGGTCCAAAAAGACTATGGTTTTGCATCCTTATCAGCTGCATTTAGTCCAAGTAGACATTATATTCAACGTAAACGGTACAAGTCAAAGTGGCAAGCTTGTCTTGATACCACAGGTTTTGGTTTCTCCCTTTCACATTCTTTGTTATGATCTACAAAGAAACGATATGAGAAAGATTGAAATCAAAGGTATACCGGACAACTGGTTTCGTAAACACAAATTAGATTAG
- a CDS encoding DNA-binding storekeeper protein-related transcriptional regulator (DNA-binding storekeeper protein-related transcriptional regulator; CONTAINS InterPro DOMAIN/s: Protein of unknown function DUF573 (InterPro:IPR007592); BEST Arabidopsis thaliana protein match is: DNA-binding storekeeper protein-related transcriptional regulator (TAIR:AT2G01370.1); Has 130 Blast hits to 130 proteins in 10 species: Archae - 0; Bacteria - 4; Metazoa - 0; Fungi - 0; Plants - 126; Viruses - 0; Other Eukaryotes - 0 (source: NCBI BLink).), with the protein MKRITKLLASHSLKSLMAKKNKRSQQKNKCLKPEKDPSTVKRLLEDPPRKKRYLQPLENPPTESYGDDEKMETEEEGEKYLGKNLPASAFIIVAAERHDSDSYSETELEKKICGSVVVAKMNDDKMVSTDTKKKYFQRILSDDDKIVLLQGMVDFQNDKGTISYDDMTGFIDTVKNIISFQANSRQFTTKIRRLKDKFVQKRNKGVDENSLANVEIYEI; encoded by the coding sequence atgaaaagaataacaaaacttttggcCTCCCACTCTCTCAAAAGTTTGATGGCCAAGAAAAACAAGCGTTCCCAACAGAAGAACAAGTGTCTCAAACCGGAGAAAGATCCATCGACGGTGAAGAGATTGTTGGAAGATCCGCCGAGGAAGAAAAGATATCTACAACCATTGGAAAATCCACCGACGGAATCTTATGGCGACGACGAGAAAATGGAGactgaggaagaaggagaaaaatatCTTGGTAAGAATCTTCCGGCTTCTGCTTTTATCATCGTTGCTGCTGAAAGGCATGACTCCGATTCATATTCTGAAACCgagctggagaagaagatttgcgGTTCCGTTGTTGTAGCCAAGATGAATGATGATAAGATGGTGTCAACAGATACCAAAAAGAAGTATTTTCAAAGAATAttgagtgatgatgataagatCGTCTTGTTGCAAGGCATGGTTGATTTCCAGAATGATAAAGGGACGATTTCTTATGATGATATGACTGGTTTTATTGATACGGTGAAGAACATCATTAGCTTTCAAGCGAATAGTCGTCAATTCACTACCAAAATCCGTCGTTTGAAAGACAAGTTTGTACAGAAAAGGAACAAAGGTGTAGATGAGAACTCTCTAGCAAATgttgaaatatatgaaatctGA